The following coding sequences are from one Arcobacter nitrofigilis DSM 7299 window:
- the gap gene encoding type I glyceraldehyde-3-phosphate dehydrogenase, with protein MAIKVAINGFGRIGRCVARIIEQRDDVELVAINDTASTEMLEYITKYDTVHGTFNGEVKVVNGFLKMGKINAKLYSTRDAKELTFTKECGADVVLECTGAYLTQESCQVHIDNGAKKVVMSAPAKDNTPTFVLGVNEKEYKGQLIVSNASCTTNCLGPIAKIIDDAFGIEKGLMTTIHSYTNDQNILDVKHNKDKRRARAGAQNMIPTTTGAAKAMKLIMPQLDGKLHGQSVRVPTPNVSMVDVNFVVKKDTTKEELNTLFESKAKEFAGIVAVDNEMMVSSDLVGNTNSTIIASDLTQVIGGNMIKVMSWYDNEWGYSSRLIDMAVYVAKN; from the coding sequence ATGGCTATAAAAGTTGCTATAAATGGTTTTGGAAGAATTGGTAGATGTGTTGCTAGAATTATTGAACAAAGAGATGACGTAGAATTAGTTGCGATTAATGATACAGCTTCTACTGAGATGCTAGAGTATATCACGAAATATGATACTGTTCATGGAACTTTTAATGGAGAGGTTAAAGTTGTAAATGGATTTTTAAAGATGGGAAAAATCAATGCAAAGCTTTATTCAACAAGAGATGCTAAAGAATTAACTTTTACAAAAGAGTGTGGAGCAGATGTAGTTTTAGAATGTACTGGTGCATATTTAACACAAGAATCTTGTCAAGTGCATATTGATAATGGTGCAAAAAAAGTAGTTATGTCTGCACCTGCAAAAGATAATACTCCAACTTTCGTATTGGGTGTAAATGAAAAAGAGTACAAAGGGCAATTAATAGTTTCAAATGCTTCTTGTACAACAAATTGTTTAGGACCAATTGCAAAAATTATAGATGATGCTTTTGGAATTGAAAAAGGTTTAATGACAACAATTCACTCATATACAAATGACCAAAATATCTTAGATGTAAAACACAATAAAGACAAAAGAAGAGCAAGAGCAGGGGCTCAAAATATGATACCTACTACAACAGGTGCTGCAAAAGCTATGAAATTAATCATGCCTCAACTTGATGGAAAATTACATGGTCAAAGTGTTAGAGTACCAACACCAAATGTTTCTATGGTAGATGTAAATTTTGTAGTTAAAAAAGATACAACAAAAGAAGAATTAAATACTTTATTTGAATCAAAAGCAAAAGAGTTTGCTGGAATAGTTGCAGTTGACAATGAAATGATGGTATCAAGTGATTTAGTAGGAAATACAAACTCTACAATTATAGCTTCAGATTTAACACAAGTAATTGGTGGGAATATGATAAAAGTTATGAGTTGGTATGATAATGAGTGGGGATACTCTTCTAGATTAATTGATATGGCTGTTTACGTAGCTAAAAACTAA